Proteins encoded by one window of Nasonia vitripennis strain AsymCx chromosome 5, Nvit_psr_1.1, whole genome shotgun sequence:
- the LOC100679153 gene encoding cell cycle checkpoint protein RAD17 isoform X2: MSRPKRNASSWLQSSFDFDDFDDSSTKRKNTSQGLQKSENENLTSFTNFETSISFKRPTSSLSALLAACAPQKASDLAVSRQKQQEINRWFKETVKEGKPTLLVVSGPSGCGKTEALKVIAKENNFDIVEWITPMDQAMDEYNRTMRQGERFEDFLIRATRYGSVLSDSRRLLLVKDIPNSYIDGKDDFSSLLQKYCQYGREPLIFVNTETGNSKLMTTLFSQSNRDRYGIDTININAATPTALKNVMKRVTTILNSKASHMLYVTQSKIDEVLSNTIGDVRSALLNLIFSSLKVKHKFESECTVREETLGLLHGIGRVINPKKNVEGKSWKFVHDPDDLASSFQTHSNTFIKFVHENYMNTMGFNMDGATKAIDVISLADVINSEWRDNNIHKVALSYLIRGVMVANDKPVSQWNPVRKPASWESDVQRNFSVAEVEWYERYINPKSNKQPDAEELSESMIDEVDW, encoded by the exons ATGTCTCGACCTAAG AGAAATGCAAGCAGTTGGCTTCAGTcttcttttgattttgatgattttgaTGATAGTTCGACTAAGAGAAAAAACACATCACAAGGtttgcaaaaaagtgaaaatgagAATCTCACAAGTTTCACGAACTTTGAAACTAGTATTTCATTTAAAAGGCCAACCAGCAGTTTATCTGCATTACTTGCTGCATGTGCACCTCAAAAGGCATCAGATTTAGCAGTTAGTCGGCAGAAACAGCAAGAAattaacagatggtttaaagAAACAGTGAAAGAAGGAAAACCAACTCTTTTGGTGGTCTCTGGGCCTTCGGGCTGTGGAAAAACTGAGGCCCTTAAAGTAATcgctaaagaaaataattttgatattgtAGAATGGATTACTCCAATGGATCAAGCTATGGATGAATACA atCGAACCATGCGACAAGGAGAGAGATTTGAAGACTTTCTCATCAGAGCTACTCGTTATGGCTCTGTCCTATCAGATTCCAGACGTTTGTTGCTGGTCAAGGATATACCTAATTCTTACATAGATGggaaagatgatttttcaagtttattgca AAAATATTGTCAATATGGAAGAGAGCCcttgatttttgtaaatacAGAGACTGggaattcaaaattaatgacaacattattttctcagagtaaTCGCGATCGTTATGGAATTGATACTATAAA tattAATGCAGCAACTCCAACagctttaaaaaatgtaatgaaaCGAGTTACaactattttaaatagtaAAGCTAGTCACATGTTATACGTAACACAGAGTAAAATAGACGAAGTATTGTCAAACACTATTGGTGATGTTCGTAGTGcacttttaaatttaattttttcttcattaaAAG TTAAACACAAATTCGAAAGTGAATGCACTGTCAGAGAAGAAACTCTTGGTCTCCTACATGGAATTGGTCGAGTCATAAATCCAAAAA aaaacgtAGAAGGAAAAAGTTGGAAATTTGTTCATGATCCAGATGATCTGGCATCCAGTTTTCAAACACATTCGAATACTTTTATCAAATTTGtgcatgaaaattatatgaacaCTATGGGCTTTAATATGGATGGTGCAACTAAGGCTATTGATGTTATAAGTTTAGCTGATGTAATAAATTCAGAGTGGAGG gacaataatatacataaAGTGGCGCTATCTTACCTGATTCGTGGAGTGATGGTTGCCAATGATAAACCAGTTTCTCAGTGGAACCCAGTAAGGAAACCAGCAAGTTGGGAATCTGATGT acaaCGAAATTTTTCTGTGGCAGAAGTTGAATGGTATGAAAGATATATCAATCCAAAAAGCAACAAACAACCTGATGCAGAAGAACTATCTGAGTCGATGATTGATGAAGTTGATTGGTGA
- the LOC100679153 gene encoding cell cycle checkpoint protein RAD17 isoform X1 — protein MSRPKVIMSLSQRNASSWLQSSFDFDDFDDSSTKRKNTSQGLQKSENENLTSFTNFETSISFKRPTSSLSALLAACAPQKASDLAVSRQKQQEINRWFKETVKEGKPTLLVVSGPSGCGKTEALKVIAKENNFDIVEWITPMDQAMDEYNRTMRQGERFEDFLIRATRYGSVLSDSRRLLLVKDIPNSYIDGKDDFSSLLQKYCQYGREPLIFVNTETGNSKLMTTLFSQSNRDRYGIDTININAATPTALKNVMKRVTTILNSKASHMLYVTQSKIDEVLSNTIGDVRSALLNLIFSSLKVKHKFESECTVREETLGLLHGIGRVINPKKNVEGKSWKFVHDPDDLASSFQTHSNTFIKFVHENYMNTMGFNMDGATKAIDVISLADVINSEWRDNNIHKVALSYLIRGVMVANDKPVSQWNPVRKPASWESDVQRNFSVAEVEWYERYINPKSNKQPDAEELSESMIDEVDW, from the exons ATGTCTCGACCTAAG GTTATAATGTCACTTTCACAGAGAAATGCAAGCAGTTGGCTTCAGTcttcttttgattttgatgattttgaTGATAGTTCGACTAAGAGAAAAAACACATCACAAGGtttgcaaaaaagtgaaaatgagAATCTCACAAGTTTCACGAACTTTGAAACTAGTATTTCATTTAAAAGGCCAACCAGCAGTTTATCTGCATTACTTGCTGCATGTGCACCTCAAAAGGCATCAGATTTAGCAGTTAGTCGGCAGAAACAGCAAGAAattaacagatggtttaaagAAACAGTGAAAGAAGGAAAACCAACTCTTTTGGTGGTCTCTGGGCCTTCGGGCTGTGGAAAAACTGAGGCCCTTAAAGTAATcgctaaagaaaataattttgatattgtAGAATGGATTACTCCAATGGATCAAGCTATGGATGAATACA atCGAACCATGCGACAAGGAGAGAGATTTGAAGACTTTCTCATCAGAGCTACTCGTTATGGCTCTGTCCTATCAGATTCCAGACGTTTGTTGCTGGTCAAGGATATACCTAATTCTTACATAGATGggaaagatgatttttcaagtttattgca AAAATATTGTCAATATGGAAGAGAGCCcttgatttttgtaaatacAGAGACTGggaattcaaaattaatgacaacattattttctcagagtaaTCGCGATCGTTATGGAATTGATACTATAAA tattAATGCAGCAACTCCAACagctttaaaaaatgtaatgaaaCGAGTTACaactattttaaatagtaAAGCTAGTCACATGTTATACGTAACACAGAGTAAAATAGACGAAGTATTGTCAAACACTATTGGTGATGTTCGTAGTGcacttttaaatttaattttttcttcattaaAAG TTAAACACAAATTCGAAAGTGAATGCACTGTCAGAGAAGAAACTCTTGGTCTCCTACATGGAATTGGTCGAGTCATAAATCCAAAAA aaaacgtAGAAGGAAAAAGTTGGAAATTTGTTCATGATCCAGATGATCTGGCATCCAGTTTTCAAACACATTCGAATACTTTTATCAAATTTGtgcatgaaaattatatgaacaCTATGGGCTTTAATATGGATGGTGCAACTAAGGCTATTGATGTTATAAGTTTAGCTGATGTAATAAATTCAGAGTGGAGG gacaataatatacataaAGTGGCGCTATCTTACCTGATTCGTGGAGTGATGGTTGCCAATGATAAACCAGTTTCTCAGTGGAACCCAGTAAGGAAACCAGCAAGTTGGGAATCTGATGT acaaCGAAATTTTTCTGTGGCAGAAGTTGAATGGTATGAAAGATATATCAATCCAAAAAGCAACAAACAACCTGATGCAGAAGAACTATCTGAGTCGATGATTGATGAAGTTGATTGGTGA